The stretch of DNA AAGCAGAAGACACGGACGCACCACCACCATTAACATTTACATCATCCTTAAGCAAAGCAATTAGGGACGGCAGCGTTAACATACGGAGATGTGGACTTTGGAGCAGAGCAGAGCAATTATTCATGTTTCTCGGGGTCAACTTTGAAAATTAACCTTTAAAAAAAACGTTGAAAATTAACCAGATCGCCACCGTCGATTTTTCTTCTACTGGACGGATATGCGCACCCGTTTGCGAGCCGAAGCACTGGTCCTCCGACCCGCCGGCCACTAGTCCATATCCCCTACCGCCTACCGCACGTCACTTGACCAGCCAGCCGCCCCACTCCACCCTCCACTGCGGCACGCGCTCCCGGCGATGTCGTGGCTCGCGCGCTCCATTGCGGCCACCCTCTCCTCCGCCcccgacgacgacgacgaagacgaccaCTCCGAGGCAGCCTCCGGCGACGAAACCCCGGATCACGCCGCCAACGCCGACgccgaggaggacgagcagcCGGACACCCCCGGCCGCGGGGTCAAGGGCGACATCTCCGAGCTGACCGAGTCCCTCACCCGACGCTTCTGGGGCGTCGCCTCCTTCCTCGCGCCACCGCCGTCCGCCGGGGCCGAGGCCGCCGAGACGTCGACGGCGGCGGctgaggcggaggcggaggcggagggaGAGCATGGGCCCCAGTCCCCGCGGGTCGCCGGGATCCGGAACGACCTGGCTGAGATCGGGGGCAGGGTGAGGAGCGGCATCTCGATGCTGTCCAACGCCAACGCCGTGGCGGAGATCTCCAAGATCGCCTCGTCCTTCCTGCCTTTCGTgccggaggaagaggaggaggatgtggATGCGGTGGACCTGACGGAGGAAGTGGTGGTGTTCGTCAGGCACATCTCGACCTCTCCCGAGACGTGGCTCGATTTCCCCCTCTTCGTCAACGACCGGCACGCCGATGGTAAGACCCAGTTGCTTCAGACTTTTCTGCTCGAGCTTTATCTGCACTAGACTATTATTTCGGTCTACTATGCACTTGTGTGGTTATGAGATGCAAGTGCAGCAGAAGACTCTGAATTCTGAAACTCAGATTATTAGTGTTGAATCAGGTGTTTTAATCTAGTAGATCTTTGCAGTTTTGCTCAAACTATGTTTATACTGCCTATGCTGTGGTTAATAGAATGGTGTATTTGCTAAGTGTGGAGACATGAGGGTGTAGCTTCAGGCCAAATCAATCACATCATGTTCAAACTGACTGTTTCTCCACATTTTTTAAGGGTTACCAAGGAATTGCATTGAATTAATTAATATGTTAGCACTCCATCTGATTACATTTGCTGATATCCAGTTCGACAGAGTGGGTGCCTGAAATGAGTTACTGTGTCTAGTCTCATTAGGGCTTTAATCGAGTTTGTTTGTTTAATTGAAGCGATATTTAGTAGGAAGTAATTTAGTGAGGAAGTTTTGGAGTATAGATTGCGGATTTTAATAATGAGAGAGAATGATAGTCCATGTTAGTCAGTGTGTTCCAGCTCTCAGTATGCACCTTCTCATAAATGCTCATGATGAAAATTTTGTCGTTTGCCATGTATTCTTAGTATCGAATTGTTACGAAGCTGCAATTTCTGCAAAAACATCAGGATTAACTATGCCATTTACTGATCTACAAGACCTCCCAAAGCTAGAGATGCATTAGAAAACACCAAAACACTGACAAAGCTAGATGCAGACTCAAAGCACATATACCAGCACCGTAACTTAACCTGATGATTCACGTAAACGACATCAAATAAGGTTTTTATAAAAAATTGCTTGCTTGTAACATTAAATTTTTACTTATTAAGACATACAAATGAAGTCCCTACAAATAAATGAGTTGTGTCAATTGCCCACGCACCTTTGATCAATAACTCAAAGAAGCACTTGACCTTGACTGCTTTCTATACTTACTGGAAGTTAAGCTTGTTTTCAAGGAATCAAGGTTCCTGATGATATCAGTACATGTACACAGTATAATTGAACCAAGTACATTTATCCAGCAATTTTTTTTTTAGATTTTAGCTTTTGTACATAGACTTATTGCCAATCTTCCTGTTGTTTACGGCGTAATCATAATTTTCCCTACCTACCAAACTTGCGGACCATGGAACTATCATTGACTACTGTACTTCTTTGCACTAACTTAGCGTAGTAATCAGTCACAAATGTGTTTTTAGAATGATCatgaatactccctccgttccaaaatagatgactcaactttatactaaGGGAGTACTTATTACTATTTGCTTAACATCATGCTCTCCTTCTCTTCATTATGTGGGAGTAGCTATTCATGCATCTTGTTCCATCATGTCAGTTGTATGTTACATATCACGCCTGACTGTTGCTCAATTCCTTCGCTTATATCTGCTATGCTTTTGTGTTCAGATTTTGAACTGTCAGATACACAATGTGAACATGCATTGGCTATAGAGCGTATAGTACCAAGCTTATCATATCTCAGAACCGAACTTTGTTCGACCAATATGAGTGAAGCATGCTTTTGGAAGATCTATTTTGTGCTTCTTCACTCAAAGCTCAACAAGGAAGATGCTGAACTTCTTTCAACGACACAAGTACACTCCCTTCTCTCTGTCTTATTATTTCTGTTGTGTTTTCCAAACATTCTTAGTTACCATAGATTAtcatgccatcttgttgcaatgCATGCAATCCTACAAATAACTTTGTAAACAGAAACATGTGCCCATGCATTTGCCTGTGTTTACCTGTTTCCAAATGTGGCCTCTCATTTCCATATTCACCTGTTAAGAGTCACTTTTGGAGTTGTAGCTGTATCGATGACGATTTTTTATCAGGAATTCATCTTTTGATCCCTTCTATATCTGCAATACGTCATATTGCATGTTCACAAGAAAGAAGACATCAATCTGCATTCTCATTAAGCTTGAGATAGTGAAATTCCCCGATACTTTATTCTATGCAACTGTATGGAATTGGATCTGGATTGTTCATCCATAGTTGAATATGGGATTGAATCCATGATCTCATAATATTGCGAGACTTGTCTTAAACGTCTAAGCTGGGAAATCAGGTCGATTTATCTGAGTACTGTAAACGGGCTT from Triticum urartu cultivar G1812 chromosome 3, Tu2.1, whole genome shotgun sequence encodes:
- the LOC125544859 gene encoding uncharacterized protein LOC125544859, whose protein sequence is MSWLARSIAATLSSAPDDDDEDDHSEAASGDETPDHAANADAEEDEQPDTPGRGVKGDISELTESLTRRFWGVASFLAPPPSAGAEAAETSTAAAEAEAEAEGEHGPQSPRVAGIRNDLAEIGGRVRSGISMLSNANAVAEISKIASSFLPFVPEEEEEDVDAVDLTEEVVVFVRHISTSPETWLDFPLFVNDRHADDFELSDTQCEHALAIERIVPSLSYLRTELCSTNMSEACFWKIYFVLLHSKLNKEDAELLSTTQILEAREELLQSSPRMKNVASEGPGGPSESSNVLSTQAEDRELSPSSIQDKSGMAEATSFQEPTPDSLPGAEADKHPISTSEPEIIDKSVIEEELVVKTEIKNQGDKPNLYTPEDDDDKEVEDWLEDMDHADNKTGNITSVGQDEDVSFSDLEDDDDD